The Apodemus sylvaticus chromosome 5, mApoSyl1.1, whole genome shotgun sequence genome has a segment encoding these proteins:
- the Sp5 gene encoding transcription factor Sp5 — protein sequence MAAVAVLRNDSLQAFLQDRTPSASPDLGKHSPLALLAATCSRIGQPGAAAAPDFLQVPYDPALGSPSRLFHPWTADMPAHSPGALPPPHPSLGLTPQKTHLQSSFGAAHELPLTPPADPSYPYEFSPVKMLPSSMAVLPASCAPAYVPYAAQAALPPGYSNLLPPPPPPPPPPTCRQLSPAPAPDDLPWWSIPQSGTGPGGSGVPGTSLSSACAAPPHAPRFPASAAAAAAAAAALQRGLVLGPSDFAQYQSQIAALLQTKAPLAATARRCRRCRCPNCQAAGGAPEVEPGKKKQHVCHVPGCGKVYGKTSHLKAHLRWHTGERPFVCNWLFCGKSFTRSDELQRHLRTHTGEKRFACPECGKRFMRSDHLAKHVKTHQNKKLKVAEAGVKRENPRDL from the exons ATGGCCGCTGTGGCCGTCCTCCGGAACGACTCACTGCAGGCCTTCCTCCAG GACCGCACCCCCAGCGCCTCTCCGGACCTGGGCAAGCACTCGCCCCTGGCGCTGCTGGCCGCCACCTGTAGCCGGATCGGCCAGCCGGGAGCTGCGGCGGCACCCGACTTCCTTCAGGTGCCCTATGACCCAGCGCTCGGTTCACCCTCCAGGCTTTTCCACCCGTGGACTGCCGACATGCCCGCGCACTCGCCGGGCGCCCTGCCGCCCCCACACCCCAGCCTGGGGCTGACGCCACAGAAAACACACCTGCAGTCGTCCTTCGGGGCAGCTCACGAGCTCCCGCTCACGCCCCCCGCGGATCCGTCGTACCCTTACGAGTTCTCGCCGGTCAAGATGCTGCCCTCGAGCATGGCGGTTCTGCCTGCCAGCTGCGCGCCCGCCTACGTGCCCTACGCCGCGCAGGCCGCGTTGCCCCCGGGCTACTCCAACCTGCTGcccccgccgccgccaccgcctccACCACCCACCTGCCGCCAGTTGTCCCCCGCCCCAGCTCCGGACGACCTCCCCTGGTGGAGCATCCCGCAGTCGGGCACAGGGCCCGGGGGCTCCGGGGTTCCAGGGACCAGCCTCTCCAGCGCCTGTGCCGCGCCTCCCCACGCTCCCCGCTTCCCTGCCTCGGCTGCCGCTGCTGCAGCGGCTGCTGCTGCCCTGCAACGGGGTCTAGTGTTGGGCCCGTCGGACTTTGCACAGTACCAGAGCCAGATCGCCGCGCTGCTGCAGACCAAGGCCCCCCTGGCGGCCACGGCCAGGAggtgccgccgctgccgctgccccaACTGCCAGGCGGCTGGCGGTGCCCCCGAGGTGGAGCCGGGCAAAAAGAAGCAACACGTGTGCCACGTGCCAGGCTGCGGCAAGGTGTACGGCAAGACGTCGCATCTGAAGGCGCACCTGCGCTGGCACACGGGCGAGCGGCCCTTCGTGTGCAACTGGCTCTTCTGCGGCAAGAGCTTCACGCGCTCGGACGAGCTGCAGCGGCACCTGCGGACTCACACGGGCGAGAAGCGCTTCGCCTGTCCCGAGTGCGGCAAACGCTTCATGCGAAGCGATCACCTCGCCAAGCACGTGAAGACGCACCAAAATAAGAAGCTCAAAGTCGCGGAGGCAGGGGTAAAGCGGGAGAACCCGCGGGACCTATGA